The sequence GGAACGCGGGCGTCACCGACGACCGAGTCCGGACGGTCCAGTACAGCATCGACCAGCAGTACCGCGAGGAGAACGGCGAGCGGCGACCCGCCGGGTTCCGGGGGATTCACGCCTTCGAGATAACGCTCTCGAACGTGGACCGCACCGGACCCGTCATCGACGCGGCGGTGTCGAACGGAGCCGCCCAAGTCCAGAGCGTCGAGTTGACCCTCTCCGAGGAGCGCCGCCGCGAGGTCCGGGCCGACGCGCTCCGGAACGCGATGGACAACGCTCGCGCCGACGCGGACGTTATCGCCGAGAGTGCGAACCTGTCAGTCTCGGGCGTCCACACCGTCTCGACCGGTGACGTGGGCTTCAGCCCCGTCCGGGCCGAGGCGCTGACCGCGCAGGCCGACGCCGGAACGCAGATAGCGTCCGGACCGGTCACCGTCACCGCGCAGGTGTCGGTGACGTACAACGCGACCGGATAAGGTTCCGGTGACGTACAACGCGACCGGGTAGGGAGTCCGTCGCGCGAGCGACCGCGCCGTGCCGTCGCTCGCACCGCGCTACCACGCGACACGTCGCGCGTCGCGGCCTGAACCCTTTTCTCTCACAATCCCGTGGCTCCCGTGTGCGCCTCATCCACGTCCTGATTCCGGCCGAGCGCCGCGGTCCGATTCTCGGTGCGCTCGAC is a genomic window of Halorussus salinus containing:
- a CDS encoding SIMPL domain-containing protein translates to MSRRLLATVGVALLLVTAGCAGGLNPAASANAQTDQTNQSDNGGESISVSASGQAEADPDQAVLQVAVLASGDDANAVRERLAENATRMREALRNAGVTDDRVRTVQYSIDQQYREENGERRPAGFRGIHAFEITLSNVDRTGPVIDAAVSNGAAQVQSVELTLSEERRREVRADALRNAMDNARADADVIAESANLSVSGVHTVSTGDVGFSPVRAEALTAQADAGTQIASGPVTVTAQVSVTYNATG